DNA from Colletotrichum higginsianum IMI 349063 chromosome 7 map unlocalized unitig_7, whole genome shotgun sequence:
ACACCAGATATAGACCGGCCCACAGGGTCAAGTCATGGGAAGCATTGGAAAGAGATCGTGTTTAGCCGTAGAAGAATCAGACGCTTTTGTTTACCATTACAAGATGTAACTATATCTACAATGGCCTTATTGTAGGGGGCCGTCTGTGTCGGTCCCCTGGGGGTATTATGCGCACGCAAGACAAACCAACTTCCCATCTAGGGTTCGCTTCAATCAAAAACAAATGCAACTTAGTGTAACCCCAGCAAGGCAGCCACACACAGGGAAGCGGCAGCAACCGCCTTCACCCTCGTGAGGGCAGCAGACGATGCCGCACCCGACTGGGATACTGGCGAGGTCTCCGCAGCGGCAGCCTCGCCAGTGGCAGTTTCGTGACCGCCCAACCCGAGTGCGGGCCCGGATGTCGGCTCGGCGTCCCCCTGGCCGGGGTTATTAACCGCCGGTGGGGTGGCCGTAGAGTCAATGCTTGTCGTGGTCGTAACTGGCGGTGGGTCGACTCTCTTCGCAAATCCTACCGAGGGCAGTCAGCATCCAGCAAGGTACGACGACGTGCTCCAACTGTAACTCACCTATGCGTTTCTGGTCCTTATCGAAAACGGCATAAACGTTCTTGAGAAAGACGTCTCCCAAGAGCCAAGCGCCAGCCACAACCTCGTGGCCACAGATGTTGCTTGTGCAGGTGCCGTCCTTGCCAGGGCCACCTCTCCAATCCTTGGCGGAAATGACATGGCTGACGTTGGAAAAGCTGAATGTTACGTCCTTGTCGCTATCGCACGGTACCTTGTACGATGTGCCCTCCTCATCCGCAGTAGATCCAGGGATGTTCTTGTGGAACAGAGCGACATCGTCCTTGGGCCCAAAGACGTAAGAGGTACCAGTGTCAATGTAAGCGAGCTTGCCCGCTGCGCCAGACTTGAGACCATCATATGCAATACCGTCCAGAGGAACTGCCCAGTCACCAAGGTCGTTCCCAACCCCAGTGTAGGTGATGTCGCCAGTATACTTGTCAGGGTTGCACACACCGAAACTGATCTCGCTCGTATTGGGTCCATCCGCAGCCCTGTTCAGGTACACGCAAAAGATGTTGGCAGGAAGCTGTGTCGAGTTCTTGACGACTTGCATGAAGTTTTCCGTCTCTCCGCCCGCCATGGAAAGTCCTAGAATGCCGTCAAAGGGGAAGTGATTAAAGTCCTCCGAGGTCTCGTTGGCGACACCAAACCCGAAGTCGAACTTCATACCCGCAAAAGACACGGTGTCGGTAATCTTTGCACCCTTGACGGCGCCAGATCCGTATGAGACGGAAAAGTCCTCGCCTTTGGGCCTGTACGTGCCGGAATCGGCTGGGCCGAACGAGCCGTGCTTCTCGCATGCTGAAGACTTGCAAGACGAACCCATTACCCAACTGGTACCGGCTCCGGTGTCCATGAGCATCCACAGGGGCTTCTCTTTGTCACCAAGTTTTACCTGAGCGAAGTAAGAGAAGTCGGTGCCATCCTGAGCTACGCTGGCAGCGTTCTTTAGAGTGGTATCAGCAGCCTTGATGATTCGGTActgactctctctcttcgacTTGGATGCGTTCTCACGGACGGCGGCAGATTGGAACCTCGCATACTTGCGGACAAGCCGTCGGACCTCGCGAGCGACTCTTTGGGGTTCGGAGCCTTCGATCTGCGGGTTATGTTATTAGCATACCATACCTCGATGGCTTTGGACAAGTAACCAGGCACTACTCTTCTCATTGCAATGTCTGAATCGAAATAGAAGCACTCGAACACTGATTTGAAGCAAGCTCACTTACCGAAGACTCTTCTACTACATCCGACCCGAGGGCATCTTGATCATTCAACTGCCTCCTTGTTGGCAACGTGCAGTCTCCGTTGGCCAGACAATCCGGGCTGGGCCAATAAAAGAAAGCATGAGTGTACGTGAAGAGGAGCGAAAGGTGGACCAAGATAGCCGAACGCATCGTATAATTAA
Protein-coding regions in this window:
- a CDS encoding eukaryotic aspartyl protease — translated: MRSAILVHLSLLFTYTHAFFYWPSPDCLANGDCTLPTRRQLNDQDALGSDVVEESSIEGSEPQRVAREVRRLVRKYARFQSAAVRENASKSKRESQYRIIKAADTTLKNAASVAQDGTDFSYFAQVKLGDKEKPLWMLMDTGAGTSWVMGSSCKSSACEKHGSFGPADSGTYRPKGEDFSVSYGSGAVKGAKITDTVSFAGMKFDFGFGVANETSEDFNHFPFDGILGLSMAGGETENFMQVVKNSTQLPANIFCVYLNRAADGPNTSEISFGVCNPDKYTGDITYTGVGNDLGDWAVPLDGIAYDGLKSGAAGKLAYIDTGTSYVFGPKDDVALFHKNIPGSTADEEGTSYKVPCDSDKDVTFSFSNVSHVISAKDWRGGPGKDGTCTSNICGHEVVAGAWLLGDVFLKNVYAVFDKDQKRIGFAKRVDPPPVTTTTSIDSTATPPAVNNPGQGDAEPTSGPALGLGGHETATGEAAAAETSPVSQSGAASSAALTRVKAVAAASLCVAALLGLH